A region from the Solibacillus sp. FSL H8-0523 genome encodes:
- a CDS encoding saccharopine dehydrogenase C-terminal domain-containing protein, translated as MKVVVLGAGLMGKEVARDLVMSEKVEHVFLADISIEKTQEFVDTLGSRKIEVVQMDAENDTDLREVIARGDVVVNALFYAFNEKVARAAIEVGVHAVDLGGHIGGITEAVFQLHDLAQANGVTIVPDLGVAPGMINILAGYGATKLDTVESIKLYVGGIPTEPTPPLHYTRVFSLDGMFDHYTEPSKMIQKGVLSEVESLTGIEPIYFEEFGVLEAFYTSGGISTLYKTFPNVKTLEYKTIRYKGHAEKFQLLAELGFLDKTNTVEVGGHEVNVREVTREALKKKLDLGKKVDAVLLRSIIAGEKSEEQITYEYEMVVRKDVEKDVTAMARATANTISVVAQMIGNGLITERGVFAPEAVVPGSEFIQEMAKRGVDIKETLHRSSIIVKW; from the coding sequence ATGAAAGTAGTAGTATTAGGTGCAGGTTTAATGGGGAAAGAGGTTGCCCGCGATTTAGTGATGAGTGAGAAAGTGGAACACGTATTTTTAGCGGATATATCGATTGAAAAGACGCAGGAATTTGTGGATACACTGGGCTCACGTAAAATTGAAGTTGTGCAAATGGATGCGGAGAATGATACGGATTTACGTGAAGTGATTGCGCGCGGGGACGTTGTGGTGAATGCACTGTTTTATGCATTCAATGAAAAAGTGGCTCGCGCGGCAATCGAAGTTGGGGTGCATGCGGTTGATTTAGGCGGTCATATTGGTGGGATAACAGAAGCGGTGTTCCAGCTACATGATCTAGCGCAAGCAAATGGTGTGACGATTGTTCCAGATTTAGGGGTAGCGCCAGGAATGATCAATATTTTAGCGGGCTACGGGGCAACGAAATTAGATACAGTGGAATCGATTAAACTGTATGTCGGTGGGATTCCAACAGAACCAACGCCACCGCTCCATTACACGCGTGTATTTTCGCTAGATGGTATGTTTGATCATTATACAGAGCCGTCAAAAATGATTCAAAAAGGCGTCTTGTCTGAAGTGGAATCCTTAACAGGCATTGAGCCGATTTACTTTGAGGAATTTGGCGTATTAGAGGCATTTTATACATCAGGCGGAATTTCGACGTTGTACAAAACTTTCCCAAATGTGAAAACACTTGAATATAAAACGATTCGTTATAAAGGGCATGCAGAGAAATTTCAGCTACTTGCTGAGTTAGGCTTTTTAGATAAAACAAACACGGTTGAAGTGGGTGGCCATGAAGTAAATGTGCGTGAAGTCACACGTGAGGCGTTAAAGAAAAAGCTGGATTTAGGGAAGAAAGTCGATGCGGTGCTACTGCGCTCCATTATTGCGGGGGAAAAATCAGAAGAGCAAATTACGTACGAATACGAAATGGTTGTGCGTAAGGATGTAGAAAAAGACGTAACCGCGATGGCACGTGCAACGGCGAATACCATTTCGGTTGTCGCGCAAATGATTGGTAATGGTCTCATTACAGAGCGTGGTGTATTTGCACCAGAAGCGGTTGTACCGGGGAGCGAATTTATTCAGGAAATGGCAAAGCGCGGTGTCGACATTAAAGAAACGTTACACCGTTCATCGATTATCGTGAAGTGGTAG
- a CDS encoding acyl-CoA dehydrogenase family protein, which yields MNFEFTEEQVLLRKTVRQFVDAEIIPHIAQWDATGGFDQGIWQRLAELGLMGVCVPENYGGAGMDYNSLAIVCEELERGDTAFRTAVSVHIGLNSMTLMQWGSEAQKQKYLTPQAKGEKIGAFGLTEPGAGSDVAAMSSYATRDGDYYILNGQKTWISLCDVADHFIVFAYTDKEKLHHGISAFIVEREWAGFSSKAIKGKYGIRAGNTGELFFEDVKIPAENLLGEEGEGFKIAMSALDNGRFTVAAGAVGLMQACIESSVKYCHERATFGKPIGEHQLVGQMLAKMEAGYEMSRLLVYRVGELKNQGVRNTRETSLAKWQACDFANKAADDALQIHGAYGYSDDYPVARYLRNSKAPVIYEGTREIHTIMQADYVLGKRKDKKLRCMLPSWPFE from the coding sequence ATGAACTTCGAATTTACAGAAGAACAAGTACTTTTACGCAAAACGGTGCGCCAATTTGTGGATGCAGAAATCATCCCTCATATTGCACAGTGGGACGCGACAGGTGGCTTTGATCAAGGGATTTGGCAGCGCTTAGCCGAGCTTGGCTTGATGGGTGTTTGTGTACCAGAAAATTACGGTGGCGCGGGCATGGACTATAATTCACTTGCGATTGTCTGTGAGGAGCTAGAGCGCGGCGATACCGCATTTCGTACGGCGGTGTCTGTGCATATTGGCTTAAATAGTATGACGCTTATGCAGTGGGGTAGTGAGGCGCAAAAGCAGAAGTATTTAACACCGCAAGCAAAGGGTGAAAAAATCGGTGCGTTTGGTTTAACAGAGCCAGGCGCGGGATCTGACGTCGCGGCGATGAGCTCGTATGCAACGCGTGACGGAGACTACTATATTTTGAATGGCCAAAAAACATGGATTTCCTTATGTGATGTGGCGGATCATTTTATCGTGTTTGCTTATACCGATAAAGAAAAGCTGCATCACGGCATTTCTGCCTTTATCGTCGAGCGTGAGTGGGCTGGCTTTAGCTCGAAGGCGATTAAAGGGAAGTACGGCATTCGCGCGGGCAATACGGGCGAGCTGTTTTTTGAAGATGTAAAAATTCCAGCCGAAAACCTGCTTGGTGAAGAAGGGGAAGGCTTTAAAATTGCGATGTCTGCACTCGATAATGGGCGCTTTACCGTTGCAGCGGGTGCAGTTGGTTTAATGCAGGCTTGTATTGAATCAAGTGTGAAGTACTGTCACGAGCGCGCAACATTTGGCAAGCCGATTGGGGAGCATCAGCTTGTCGGGCAGATGTTAGCGAAAATGGAGGCGGGCTATGAGATGAGCCGCTTACTCGTGTACCGTGTAGGTGAGCTGAAAAATCAAGGGGTGCGCAATACACGCGAAACGTCACTCGCGAAGTGGCAGGCATGTGACTTTGCCAACAAGGCGGCCGATGATGCACTGCAAATCCACGGGGCGTATGGTTATTCGGATGACTATCCGGTCGCACGCTATTTACGTAACTCGAAGGCACCCGTCATTTATGAAGGCACCCGTGAAATTCATACAATCATGCAGGCGGATTATGTCTTAGGAAAGCGCAAGGATAAAAAATTGCGTTGCATGCTACCGAGCTGGCCATTTGAATAA